GCATCGAATCGCTCCAGGGCCTGCGCGACCGGCTGCAGATGCTGGTGACCGAGCACGACCGATGGCAGCAGATGGAAGACGAACTCAACCCCATCCTCGGCAATCTGAGTCGCAGCCCAGACGTGCTGGCGCAAAGCTGGCCCTTCGTGAGCAGCCTGGCCCACGAGATGCTCGACGGTGTGCAAGAGGACTGGGCGGTCGCGATCCTGGTGCTCGACGCGCGGATTCGAGAGCGGCTGGCGGCCAACGACGCGCCGCGCGCCCGACCGCTCGTCTATCAATTTCACAGCCGGGTGAGCAACCGCTTCAGAATTGTGGACGACGACCTATTGAAGGTCGTGGTGGAGCTGCAAAAAATCGGCGATAGCCTTCAGCGCTTCTTGAGAGGAATTTTGTGAACGTGGTGGGGGGCGTGCTCGTCCGACGCCCTACTACCCGACGCTTATCGCGATGACTTCCCAGTCCCCTCTCGGTGCCACACCCTACGCGACGCTGCCGGAGCTGCGCGCCGAGCACGCTCGCCTGCTGGCCGAACGGCCTCGCCCGGGCGAGGAGAGCGACGCATCGGAATTCCTGCAGCAAGTCGCCGAATTCATCCGGCGCGGCGCAGCCACCGGCGCATACATTGACGACGAGGAAGACCGGCGCGGCGTGCAAAGCCTGCTCGACTTCTGGGCCAACGTGCTCTATCGCGCCAACGGGCAGAAAGGCGTTCAGATCGAGACGCCCGATCCCACGCTGGCCGACTTCGACTTCTCGCTGGCGCCCGAACTGCCGGACGAGCCCTGCCCGTATCGCGGCCTGGACGCCTTCCGCGAAGCGAACAGCGCGTTCTTCTTCGGTCGCGAGCGGCTCGTGGACGAGCTGCTCGCGCGGTTGCAGCACGAGCGCTTGCTGGCGCTGGTGGGCTCGTCGGGTAGCGGCAAGTCATCGGTCGTGTTCGGCGGTCTATTGCCCCGGCTCAAGCAGGGCATGGGCGCCGGCTGGCGCTACCTCGTCATGGTGCCGGGCGAAAATCCACTGGCCAACCTGGCGCGGGCAGCGGTCTCGCTCGTCCCCCAAGAGCAGGCGAACAACCCGGGCCTCGGCGTCCAATCGCAAATCATCTTCGCCGAAGAAGGCTTCCGGCGCGACCCGAACTACCTGGCCGGCTTGGCGCGCGAGACGGGAGATTCGCCGGTGGTGCTGATCGTGGATCAATTCGAGGAGACCTTCACGCTATGCACCGACCTCGAGGCGCGCAGCGCGTTCGCCGATCAGTTGATCGGCTTGGCGCAGGCAACCGACTTGCCGCATCGCGTCATCCTCACCATGCGCACCGACTTCGTGGACAACGTCGCCCGTCTACCTCGGCTCAAGCCGCTGTTCGACCAAGCACAGGTGGATGTGCGGGCGATGGGCATCGAGGAACTGCGCGCGGCCATCGAGAAGCCGGCCGAAAAGGTCGGCCTGAAGTTCGACGAAGGCATTGTCAGTAACCTGATCGAGGCCATTCTGGGCGAACAGGCCGGCCTGCCCCTATTGCAGTTCACCCTACTCAAGCTGTGGGAGAAGCGCAAGCGCAACCGCATCACTGCCGACGTTTATCGCGAAGTCGGCGACCCGCGCCGGGCGCTCGGCCGCAGCGCCGAAGCATTTTACGAAGGGCTGATCTATCAGAACCAGGTCACCGCCAAGCTGATCTTGATGAAGATGGTGCGGCCGGTGCTCGAAGGTGGGCGCGAGTTCACCAGCAATCGCATCCCGCTCGCCAGCGTTTTCGCGATGGGCGAGCCGAAAGACCGCGTCGAGGATGTGCTGCGCCGGCTGATCTTCGAGGAGCGACTGGTCAAGCTAAGTGGTGTGGAGACGCCTGATCCGAACGTGTCGCTGGCCGAGTTGGCGAGCCGGCGCGGCCCCTTGGGCGAAGTGCCGCAGATCGAGGTGGCGCACGAGGCCTTGGTGCGCAATTGGCCGCGGCTGGCGGCCTGGTTGGATGAAGCGCGGGTGGAGCTACGCAAGCGTTTCGTGCTGACGCAGGCAGCGCGTGAGTGGATCGCCAGCGCCGACGCGACGGGCGGCGAGCGCGATGCCAACCTTTTGTTGCGCGGCCGGCTGCTGGAAGAAGCGGAGGCTTATCCCGACCTGGATGCTGGAGAGCGGGAATTCGTGCAGGCCAGTCGTGACGCTGCGCTGGCCGAGGAGCGCGCCAAAGAGGAAGCGCGCAGGCGAGAGATCGAACAGGCGCGCGCATTGGCCGAGGCCGAGCGCTTGCGCGCGGAGGAGCAGCAGCGTGCCAATGCCCGGCTGCGCCGCCGCGCCGTTCTGCTGGTGGGCGCGCTGGCGCTCAGCACGGCGCTCGCGTTCATCGCCTGGTTGTCGGCGCAACAGGCCGCGACCAGTGCGGTGCGGGCCAACATCGCGAGCACGCAGGCCGTGTTGCAGCAGGCCACGGCTCAGGCGGAAGCCATCAACGCTCTACAAGCCAACGCGACTGCCCAAGCGGCCAAGAGCACCGCACAAGCCGCTAAGGTGTTGGCCGAGGCCAACGAGAGCCAAGCCGAAGCAGTCGCAGAGCAGGCGCGCGATTTGAAGGCAACGGCCGACGCTGCTGCGTTGCTGGCTCAGTCTGCTGAACGGATTGCCGAGTCTCGCCGTTTAGCGGCCGAGGCGAACACTTTGCTCAACGTTAGTGTGCTGGAGAGTTTGCGCGTCGCGGTCGCGGCGATCACCACCACGCTACCCGAAGAAACGCCCGAAGAAGCGATAAATGCTCTGCAACGGGTGCTGGAATTGCCCCTGCCGAGGCTTCGGCTGTCCGGGCACAGCGGGCCGGTCGTCGCTGCGCAGTTTTCGCCCGATGGCAAGCTGATCGCGACCGCCGGCACGGATGGCGTCGTGCGGGTGTGGGATCGGTCGAGCGGCGAACTTCGCACTCAGATCGAACACAATTCGCCGCTCATCGGCTTGCAGTTTTCGCCGGACGGCGCATTGATCCTGACGACCGATAACGATGGCGTGGCGCGCATTTGGGCGACGCAGCCTGCGGCAGGGTTGGACATGAGCCGGCCGATGACTACGCTGCAGGGCACAGGCGACGCGCTCAACAGCGCCGCTTTCTCGCCGGATGGCGCGCTCGTGGTCACGGCAGGCGTGGATCAGGAGGCGCGTATCTGGGACGTGCGCAGCAGCCAGGTGATCACAGCGCTGCGCGGCGGCCACACGGCGGCGATCAATACAGTCGCGTTCTCGCCGGATGGCAGGCTCATCGTCACCGCCAGCGACGACGGCACGGCGCGCATCTGGGACGCGCTGACCGGTGAGTTGCTTCAACCCACGCTGGGCGGGACGGGCGGTCCACCGCTGAAGGTCGCGCGCTTCTCGCCGGATGGCGCCATGATCCTGACCGGTGGCGACGACGGCGTGGGCCGGCTGTGGTCCGCTACGACCTTCACCGACGCCGCGCCCTTCGTGAGCCAGCCGATCGGCGAGCTGCGCGGGCACGAGCAGACCATCCGCAGCGCCGAGTTCTCCTCCGACGGCAGGCTGATCGTCATGGGGAGTGACGATGGCACGGCGCGCGTGTGGAACATCGAGGCCTTCCAGGCTGCGCCGATGGAACAACGGATAGCCCAACAGCAGTGGAACGTCGAGATTCGACGGCCGACGCAAGTGCTGCGCGAGCATCGCGACGCCGTATTCGGCGTGCATTTCTCGCCCGACGGCGGCAGCGTAGTCACAGCAGGCGCCGATGGCATCGCGTTGGTATGGAACCTACAACCCGGCGCCGTAGTCGTCGCACTGCAGGGGCACACCGGCAGCGTGAACAGCGCTCAGTTCTCGCCTGACGGTATGTTCATCCTGACGGCGAGCGACGACCGCACGGCGCGCATGTGGGATTTGGCCGGCCAGATCGTCCTCACGCTCACCAACCGCGTCGCCCCGACGCTGGCGGATGACGCCCTAGGCGCGCCCTCGCCGGCTGAAGGGCCGCCTGCGGTGATCAACGAAGCGAAATTCTCGCCCGACGGGAGGCGCGTGGCGCTGGCCGGCCTGAATAGCACGGCCGTTATCAGCAACTTGCAAAGCGACCTGCCGGCGACGCCGCTGACCGGGCATCGCGGGCCGGTGCTGAGCGTGACTTTCTCGCCGGACGGCCGGCACGTGGCTACAGCCAGTGAGGATCGCACGTGCCGGGTGTGGGATGCGACGAGCGGCCGGCCGATTTACGTGCTGGAAGGTCATGACGACAAGGTCGAAGGTGTGACGTTCTCGCCGGATGGCGAGTTTCTGGCTTCGGCCGGTGCCGACGGCACCGTGAACCTGTGGGATGCGCTCGGCAACTCGGCAGGCGTGCTGCGCGGGCATACGAATGTGGTATGGAGCGTCGCCTTCTCGCCTGATGGCAGCAGGCTGGTCACGGCCAGCGAAGATGGCACGGCGCGCATCTGGGATGCGTTGAGCGGCGAAGAGCAACTGGTCATCAGTGGCCATGCCTCGGGGGTGAACAGCGCCACCTTCTCGCCGGATGGGCGCATCGTGGCGACTGCCGGCTCGGATCGCTCCGTGCGCCTGTGGGACGCCCAAACTGGTCGCCCGCTGGCGAACTTCGCCTTGCATGCCGATCGCGTGTTGGGCGTGGCTTTCTCGCCGGACGGCCGCTACATCGTCACCGCCTCTGCCGACGGCACGGCCTTGGTGCTCATCTATCGGCTGGAAGATTTGCTGGCGTTGGCTTTGAATCTGGTGCAGTGAATGGGGTGTATTCGTGCACACGACCGGGTTCATGCGGTAGGGCGCGGGCTCCGTTCCGCGCCTATGTGTGCCATATCGCGCGTGGCGCGCACATCTTGCTCCGGTGCGCGAACGCGCCGAATGCGAACCCGCCCGGGCTGAAAGGGGTGGGCTTCACGCCGCTCTTGCCCGTTCGTTCAGCGCCAGGATTTATGCCGGCGCGACCGAGGCGAATAACGCCGTTGGCCAGTCGTGTTCGCCTGCCCGGCACAAACCGCGACACCCCAAGAAATGCACCCAATGCTCCACCCGAAAGAAGGCGCACATATAATCCCGCGTCATGGACGACCTCTCCAAAGTTGCCAGCGAAGTGCGCGCGTGCACGTTGTGCGGCTTGTCGGCCGGTCGCAAGAACGCTGTGCCTGGCGAAGGTCCTTCTCGCGCTGAGGTCATGCTGATCGGCGAGGGGCCGGGCTTTCACGAAGACCAGCAAGGCCGGCCGTTCGTCGGACCATCGGGCCAGTTTTTGACCGAGTTGTTGGCCAGCGCCGGTTACAAGCGCGAAGACGTGTTCATTACGAATGTCATCAAGTGCCGCCCCCCCGGCAATCGCGACCCGCTGCCCGAGGAGATCCAGGCCTGCTCGCGCTACCTCGACCGGCAGATTGCGCTGATCAACCCGAAAGTCATCATCACGCTGGGGCGGTTCTCGATGGCCAAGTGGTTCCCCGGCCAGAAGATCTCGGCCATTCACGGCAAAGCCAAGCGCATTGACGGGCGGGTGGTGGTGGCCATGTTCCATCCGGCTGCCGCGTTGCATCAGCAATCGTTGCGCGGCCTGATAGAGGAGGACTTCCGTCGCCTGCCGGAGATCGTCAAGTCGGTGCAGGCCGAGGAGGAGCGCGCCACGCCCAAGCCGTCCGATAGCGCAGGCGAACAACTCAGTTTGTTCTGAATGGTTACAGGTTGCAGGTTGTAAGGTCGCAGGTTGCGAGTGAATGCCGTGTCCGCGTTGCGTCCGAGCGCTTGGCTGCTTGCCGCGCGGCTGAGAACGTTGCCTGCATCTATCTCGCCGGTGATCGTCGGCACGGCACTCTCGCTGCGCGAGGGGAAGTTCGACCTGCCGATCTTCGTCGCCACGCTGGCGGCTGCGATGTTGTTACAAGTCGGCGCGAACTATGCCAACGACGTGTTCGACTACCTCAAAGGCGCCGACCGCGCCCGGCGAGGGCCGCTGCGCGTCACCCAAAGCGGCCTGCTGACCCCGCGACAGATGCTGGTGGGAACGGCAGTTGTGTTCGGGCTGGCTGCATTGATCGGGATCTACCTGGTGCTCGCCGGCGGTTGGCCGATCCTGCTGATCGGCGCGCTGGCTATCATCTGCGCCCTCGCCTACACGGCCGGGCCGTTTCCGTTGGCCTACCGCGGCCTCGGCGATTTGTTCGCGTTCGTCTTCTTCGGCGTGATCGCCGTGATGGGCACCTACTTTTTGCAGTCCGGCCGGTTCACGTTAGTTTCGTTCATCGCGTCGCTGCCGAATGCCCTGTTTGCCACGGCGATCATCGTCGTCAACAACCTGCGCGACATGGATACCGACCGAGAGGCCGGCAAATACACGCTGGCCGTGCGCATCGGCGATCGCGCCACGCGCCTTGAGTACACGCTCATGCTGGCCGGCGCGTATTTGATTCCGCTCATCCTGCGAGTCGGCGGCGCCATTCAAGAATGGGCCTGGCTGCTGCCCTGGGTCAGCGCGCCGGTCGCGCTGATGCTGGTGCGAGACCTTTGGCGCGCGCCGCGCAGCCCGGCGCTCAACCCCATCCTGGCGCGCACGGCGCAGCTCAATCTGCTCTTCTCGATCTTGTTTGCGGTTGGATTGATCGTGGTCGGCGATTAGTCAGTGGCCGAGACATCCGACCGATCACTCGATAGGAGTCGTCTGCCACATGCAGCGCTGGGTTCAGCAGAATACCTCTGAGCCAAAGGTATTGCGCAGAAAAGTGGGTGACTTTTTGCGGAAGGAAGCAACATGGTCGGCATGAAAGCCATGTCGGGTCGCGCATACAGGCAAGCAGCAAGTGTCAGACACGCTCCGCTGCCTGTGCTTTCTCAGCGCGGCCGTTTACGCCGGCGCTTCTGGTTGCCGACCGGCAACGGCTCACTCGGAAGCGTCGGTAAGACAGCGTCCGACATCGCTCTGCGCGCCGGCTACGAAGGCACGCCGGAGCTGGCTGAAGAGCTGCGCCAGCATGTCGGCAAGGTGATGGGGCCGATCGCGCGGCCGGAGAAGGTCGAGTTCGTCGCCAGGCTGCCCAAGACCCGCTCGGGCAAGATCATGCGCCGCGTGTTGAAAGCGCGCGCAGGGCCTGCCCGAAGGCGACCTGACGACGCTGGAGGAATAGGGTAGGCGACGGCGGGGTAGCCGATGGCATTGCCGTCGGCTACCCTACGCGAAAATCATCTCCAGCTTGAACTCACGGATCTTGCCGGTGTCATGGCGCGCCTTGTCGGCAACCAGCAGCGTCCATTCGCCACCGGGCGACTTGCCGGCCACCGACGCCAGCGCCGGCGTGTTGGCCGCGTCGTAGGTCTGCTTGATGTGGTCGGCGGCGCCGCCCTGCCGGTTGTGCAGCACGATGTCGCCGATGCCGGAGGCTGCCGGCGGCTTGAGCGTGACGACCAAGTCACTGCGATAGGTGTGCTCGATGTCCACCCAGACCTTGAGGGCTTTGAGCCGGCGCGTCTCGGCCACGGTCGCGCTCAGTTTCGCCGACTTCAGGTCGGGGATCGGCACATCCTGCTTGACCGACACGATCACTACAGGTTGTGGTTGCGGTGGCGCAGCTAGCTCGACTGCTCTGCGGGCGTTCACTCGCCCGAACCCATACCAGGCGCTTCGGCCGTTGGCGTCGTAGTTGCCATTGGTCGGGTCTATCTTGTCGCACGAATTCTTGATGATCTCGCGCACCTCGTCCCAGCGTAGGTCGGGGTTGCGCGCCAGGATGAGCGCTGCCACACCGGCTACGCCCGGGCACGCGCTCGACGTGCCGCCAAAACTGTTCGTGTAGTTGCCCTGTGCGTCGCCGCGACTGGTTTGGCCGGGGTTGTAGCCGGACGCGCCGGTGCGATCCGTCGTCCAAATGCCTGGCGTCAGCGATGGATGACCGTGGTTGCTGGGGAAGGCGCACCAGATCGCTTTGCCGTAGTCGCTGTAGGCGGCGCGCGTCCCCATGTCGTTGCACGCCGCGACAGCGATCACTTTGTCGTAGCTGGCATAGCCGTCGTTGTCCACGCTCTCGTTGCCGTTGCCGGCGGCAAACAAGATCACGCAGCCCTTACCGTTGCGCCCGTTGCGCACGGCGTAGTCCATTGCTAAGCGCGTGGAGTCGGGCAAAGGCACGACCTGCTTGTGCAGCGGGTCGTTGGGATTCCACCATTGGCCATCGGCCGGCCCCCAACTGCACGAGATCACGTCGGCGCCATTCTGCGCTGCCCAGACGAAGGCGTCGGCCTCGTTCTGCGAACCAAGGCCGGAGGCCAGCCGGATTGGCATCAGCCGCGCCTTGGGTGCCACGCCCGACGCGCCAAACGCGCCGTTGGCACACGCCACGCCGGCGCAGGCCGTGCCATGGTTGTCGAAGTTGCCCGGGCGCGGGTCGTTCGTCCGGCGCGTGACGTCGCGCGGAGCGACGATCTTGCCCGCCGACCGGAATTCCTCGTGGTCAATGTCCACGCCGTCGTCAATGATCGCGATCGTTACCCCTTCGCCCTGCGAGAGCGCCCAGGCGGCCTCGACACTGGCGCTCTGGTCTATCACCCGGCCGCCGATGGTGGTCTTGCGCAGGTGCCACTGGTTGGGGAAGGCGGCGCGGTCACGCCGGCGGCGGATCAACTCAGGGTGGCAGTATTCGACCGCCTCCTCCTGGAGCAACCGCTGAGCAACGTCGAACACTTCGAGGCCGATGCCCTCCGGCGCGCCAAGGAAGTAACCGTTACGCACGTAATCCACCGGTGACTTGACAGTCAGACCATACTTTTTGATGAGTTGACGGCAAGTCGCAGCCTTCACTTCGTCATCGAATTTGACGAACAGGTTCTCGGTGTAGAGCACCGGCGCCTTCGATTGCGGATCCACTAGCACGCGGCCGGCGAAACGCACGTCCGGCTCGCCCTTCAGCACGGCCCGTGCCTGATCGCGAATGGACTTGGCCTGGCGCGTTGTGCGGGTCCGCAGCACGGCCACGCCGGCGTTGAAATACTGCTCTTCGAGCTCGAACTGGCTGAGTATAGACAGCGCATCATCGGATAGCGCCGCGCCCTCGCCTGGCGTGGTCACGAAAACCGGATTGTGGCTGCGGGTGCGCACGGCGATGAGATCGTTGCTCTCTTCGAGCTTGTACGTCTGTCCCCCTTTGCCTCCGTATTGGACGGTATAGGTGCTCATGAAGTCTCCTTCGTCCCCTTTGCGGAGATGGCGTATAGCTACGACCCTCAGATAGGCGCAAGGCTGAGGGCCATGTGCGACGCTGCCGCTCAGGGATGTGCGATGATGATAACGACCGATATAATCCTGTCAAACAGTCGCCGAACGGCAATCATCCCGCACACGGATGCGGCACTAGCCATGAGCAATCTGTCGGATTACCCGACGCGCCTGCGCGCCAGCACGGAGCATCCCGAAGTGATCTACACGCGCGCCAGGGGCTATCATGCCGTCAAGAATGCGCCTCGTGCCCAAACCAAGCGGGCAGTATCAGCGCTGGAAGACGACGACAGCACCTACCTGATCCTACACGGAGAGCCGAAGACGCTCGACGAGAGCGTGAGCGCCGTCTATCGCGGCGACGGTGGCGCACTCTATGTGCCGACCGGCCGAGTCTTCGTCCGCCTAGACGAAGGAGCACGCGCCGAAGCGTATGCAGACGCATTTCGCAAGCTTGGCTTCGTCATCGCCCAGTCGTTGCCCTATGCGCCCAACGCCGCCTGGCTGGAGCGCGAAGACGGCGATGCCGCTGCTGCGCTCCACAGCATCGGCGCGCTGGAGAAGTTACCGCAAGTGCGCAACGTTGAACCCCAGTTGCTCACGATGCGCTCCTTGCGTTGACCCTAGCGCTATACCCAGGTAACGCGAAGCCGTCCCAATTCCGAAGATTCGAACGAACGATGTCTCATCCGAACTTCCTCGAACGCCTGGCCGAACGTCCCCTCCTTGCCGATGGCGCGATGGGCACCATGTTGTATGCGTATGGCTTCGACTTCGATGAGTGCTACGACGCGCTCAATCTGACGCGCGCCGAGGTCGTGCTGGATATCCATCGCCAATATGCCGCCGCCGGCGCGGACATACTGGAGACGAACACGTTCGGAGCGAACGCGCTCCGGCTGGCCGAGTGGAACCTGGAAGGCTCGGCAGCGGAGATCAATGCGCGCGGCGTGGAACTGGCGCGTCAGGCCGCGCGCGACGTGCGTCCCGATATTCTCATCGCCGGCGCCGTTGGGCCGCTCGGCGCCAACCTTGCTCCCTTGGGCAGCATCAGCCGCGATGAAGCCTATCGCGCCTTCTATGAG
The window above is part of the Candidatus Roseilinea sp. genome. Proteins encoded here:
- a CDS encoding uracil-DNA glycosylase, which gives rise to MDDLSKVASEVRACTLCGLSAGRKNAVPGEGPSRAEVMLIGEGPGFHEDQQGRPFVGPSGQFLTELLASAGYKREDVFITNVIKCRPPGNRDPLPEEIQACSRYLDRQIALINPKVIITLGRFSMAKWFPGQKISAIHGKAKRIDGRVVVAMFHPAAALHQQSLRGLIEEDFRRLPEIVKSVQAEEERATPKPSDSAGEQLSLF
- the menA gene encoding 1,4-dihydroxy-2-naphthoate octaprenyltransferase; translated protein: MNAVSALRPSAWLLAARLRTLPASISPVIVGTALSLREGKFDLPIFVATLAAAMLLQVGANYANDVFDYLKGADRARRGPLRVTQSGLLTPRQMLVGTAVVFGLAALIGIYLVLAGGWPILLIGALAIICALAYTAGPFPLAYRGLGDLFAFVFFGVIAVMGTYFLQSGRFTLVSFIASLPNALFATAIIVVNNLRDMDTDREAGKYTLAVRIGDRATRLEYTLMLAGAYLIPLILRVGGAIQEWAWLLPWVSAPVALMLVRDLWRAPRSPALNPILARTAQLNLLFSILFAVGLIVVGD